From a region of the Desulfuromonas sp. KJ2020 genome:
- the mce gene encoding methylmalonyl-CoA epimerase produces the protein MTKKINHIGIAVKSLESALPLYRDVMGMAFEGTEEVAEQKVRVAFLAVGESRIELLEPTSEDSPVAKFLEKNGEGVHHLAYQVDNLDAVLADLAAQGVRLIDEKPRRGAHGTRIAFLHPKATGGVLTELCEV, from the coding sequence ATGACCAAAAAGATCAATCACATCGGTATTGCCGTCAAAAGTCTGGAGAGCGCCCTCCCGCTCTATCGTGATGTCATGGGGATGGCCTTCGAGGGCACCGAAGAGGTGGCCGAACAGAAGGTGCGCGTCGCTTTTCTGGCCGTGGGCGAAAGCCGCATCGAACTGCTGGAGCCGACCAGCGAAGATTCGCCTGTAGCCAAGTTTTTGGAGAAAAACGGCGAAGGGGTGCATCACCTCGCTTATCAAGTGGACAATCTGGACGCAGTTCTGGCTGATCTGGCTGCCCAGGGGGTTCGCCTTATCGATGAAAAGCCTCGCCGGGGCGCCCATGGCACCCGTATCGCCTTCTTGCATCCCAAGGCCACCGGGGGCGTTTTGACGGAGTTGTGCGAGGTGTAA
- a CDS encoding methylmalonyl-CoA mutase: MSIQDQKKNWESTTLKKVMDKAKERREDFSTTSDLDMERVFLPGFDFPDYEGKLGFPGEYPFTRGVQPTMYRGRFWTMRQYAGFGTAKESNERYRYLLGAGQTGLSVAFDLPTQMGYDSDDAMAEGEVGKVGVAIDTLADMEILFDQIPLDKVSTSMTINASAAVLLAMYIAVAEKQGVSSDKIMGTIQNDILKEYMARGTYIYPPSESMRIITDIFAYCKDHVPKWNTISISGYHIREAGSSAVQEVAFTLADGIAYVEAAIKAGLDVDEFAPRLAFFFNAHNNLLEEVAKFRAARRIWAKIMKERFGAKDPRSQMLRFHTQTAGCTLTAQQPDNNIMRVTIQALAAVLGGTQSLHTNSRDEALALPTEDSVRIALRTQQVIAYESGVADSIDPLAGSFLVESLTDQIEAKALEYIQKIDDLGGAAEAINRGFQQKEIQDSAYAYQRSIESKEQIIVGVNQFAIKEAPPKDLLKIKPEVEQAQRVAIAAVKAGRDPKAVDEKLAALKAAAQGTDNLMPPILEAVRVYASLGEICNTLRDVFGEHQETVVL; encoded by the coding sequence ATGAGCATTCAGGACCAGAAAAAAAACTGGGAATCGACGACCCTTAAAAAAGTGATGGATAAGGCCAAGGAGCGCCGCGAGGATTTCTCCACGACCTCCGACCTGGACATGGAGCGGGTCTTTCTCCCCGGCTTTGACTTTCCGGATTACGAAGGTAAGCTGGGTTTCCCGGGTGAATATCCCTTCACTCGCGGCGTGCAGCCTACCATGTATCGCGGGCGCTTCTGGACCATGCGCCAGTACGCCGGTTTCGGCACCGCCAAAGAGTCCAACGAGCGCTATCGCTACCTGCTCGGCGCCGGTCAGACCGGTCTCTCCGTCGCTTTCGACCTGCCCACCCAGATGGGCTACGACTCCGACGACGCCATGGCCGAGGGCGAAGTGGGCAAGGTCGGCGTCGCTATTGATACCCTGGCCGACATGGAGATCCTTTTCGACCAGATCCCCCTCGACAAGGTCTCCACCTCCATGACCATCAACGCCTCCGCCGCCGTGCTGCTGGCCATGTACATCGCCGTGGCCGAAAAACAGGGGGTCTCTTCCGACAAGATCATGGGGACCATCCAGAATGACATCCTCAAAGAATACATGGCGCGCGGCACCTACATCTATCCCCCCAGCGAATCGATGCGTATCATCACCGACATCTTCGCCTACTGCAAAGACCATGTGCCCAAGTGGAACACCATCTCCATCTCCGGCTACCACATCCGCGAGGCCGGCTCCAGCGCCGTGCAGGAAGTCGCCTTCACTCTCGCCGACGGGATCGCCTATGTCGAGGCCGCCATCAAGGCTGGGCTCGATGTCGATGAATTTGCCCCCCGATTGGCCTTCTTCTTCAACGCCCACAACAACCTCCTCGAAGAGGTCGCCAAGTTTCGCGCCGCCCGCCGCATCTGGGCCAAGATCATGAAAGAGCGCTTCGGCGCCAAGGATCCCCGTAGCCAGATGCTGCGCTTCCACACCCAGACCGCCGGCTGTACCCTCACCGCCCAGCAGCCCGACAACAACATCATGCGCGTCACCATTCAGGCCCTCGCCGCCGTGCTCGGCGGCACCCAGTCGCTGCACACCAACAGCCGCGACGAGGCCCTCGCTCTGCCGACGGAAGATTCCGTCCGCATCGCCCTGCGCACCCAGCAGGTCATCGCCTATGAGTCGGGCGTGGCCGATTCCATCGATCCTCTGGCCGGCTCCTTCCTGGTCGAGAGCCTTACCGACCAGATCGAAGCCAAGGCTCTGGAGTACATCCAGAAGATCGACGATCTCGGCGGCGCCGCCGAGGCTATCAATCGGGGCTTCCAGCAGAAAGAAATCCAGGACAGCGCCTACGCCTATCAGCGCTCCATTGAAAGCAAAGAGCAGATCATCGTCGGCGTGAATCAGTTCGCCATCAAAGAGGCGCCGCCCAAGGATCTGCTCAAAATCAAGCCTGAGGTCGAGCAGGCACAGCGGGTGGCCATCGCCGCGGTCAAGGCCGGCCGCGATCCAAAGGCCGTCGACGAAAAACTGGCCGCTCTCAAGGCTGCCGCTCAGGGGACGGACAACCTCATGCCGCCCATTCTGGAGGCCGTGCGGGTTTACGCCTCTCTCGGCGAAATCTGCAACACGCTGCGGGATGTCTTCGGCGAGCATCAGGAGACCGTGGTTCTGTAA
- a CDS encoding helix-turn-helix domain-containing protein, with product MALEFNIGTKIKALRKARKLTLQDVARETGFSPALISQIENNNVSPPIATLSKIARFFDVKMGHFFEDDEEDRKYEVVRRGERRVISRVISKAGTGHGYTYEALSFHKQNKKMEPFVLTVSERAEEETLYNHEGEEFLLILRGTAEVILEDQRFILEEGDAIYFDSDLRHRLLSLDGQEVEVLAVVTR from the coding sequence ATGGCTCTCGAATTCAATATCGGCACCAAGATCAAGGCGTTGCGCAAAGCCCGCAAACTCACGCTGCAGGATGTCGCTCGGGAAACCGGGTTTTCACCCGCCCTGATCTCGCAGATCGAGAACAACAACGTCTCGCCCCCCATCGCCACCCTCTCCAAGATCGCCCGCTTTTTCGACGTCAAAATGGGGCATTTCTTTGAAGATGACGAAGAGGATCGCAAATACGAAGTCGTGCGCCGCGGCGAACGACGGGTCATCAGCCGGGTGATTTCCAAGGCGGGGACGGGCCATGGCTATACCTACGAGGCCCTGTCTTTCCACAAGCAGAACAAGAAGATGGAGCCCTTTGTCCTCACCGTTTCCGAGCGGGCCGAAGAGGAAACCCTCTACAATCACGAGGGCGAGGAGTTTCTGCTGATCCTGCGCGGGACCGCCGAAGTCATCCTCGAAGACCAGCGTTTCATCCTAGAAGAAGGGGACGCCATCTACTTCGACTCCGATCTTCGCCACCGCCTGCTCTCTCTCGACGGCCAGGAGGTCGAGGTGCTGGCCGTGGTGACCCGCTGA